A portion of the Thunnus albacares chromosome 5, fThuAlb1.1, whole genome shotgun sequence genome contains these proteins:
- the acvr1ba gene encoding activin A receptor type 1Ba, protein MALKQIAPTLLALFGLVAVADALRCNCTNCEKTGYECETDGACMASTYYIQGKEQHVRICINRDNLVPPGQPFYCLSAEGLLNTHCCYVDYCNSIDLKVPVPTKEGDWLGSGSSWGPVELVAVIAGPVFLLCVLLMVGVFLFQYHQRAYSHRQRLEVEDPSCDHLYLAKDKTLQDLIYDMSTSGSGSGLPLFVQRTVARTIVLQEIIGKGRFGEVWRGKWRGGDVAVKIFSSREERSWFREAEIYQTIMLRHENILGFIAADNKDNGTWTQLWLVSDYHEHGSLFDYLNRYSVTIEGMIKLALSAASGLAHLHMEILGTQGKPGIAHRDLKSKNILVKKNGMCAIADLGLAVRHESITDTIDIAPNQRVGTKRYMAPEVLDETINMKHFDSFKCADIYALGLVYWEIARRCNAGGIHEEYQLPYYDLVPSDPSIEEMRKVVCDQKLRPNVPNWWQSYESLRVMGKIMRECWYANGAARLTALRIKKTLSQLSVEEDVKM, encoded by the exons ATGGCTCTAAAACAAATTGCCCCAACGCTGCTGGCCCTGTTCGGCTTGGTGGCTGTCGCTGATG CTCTGCGTTGTAACTGCACAAACTGTGAGAAGACGGGCTATGAATGCGAGACGGATGGCGCCTGCATGGCCTCTACATATTACATCCAGGGGAAGGAGCAACATGTACGCATCTGTATCAACCGCGACAACCTGGTTCCTCCTGGACAACCCTTCTACTGTCTGAGCGCTGAAGGCCTACTCAACACACATTGCTGCTATGTAGATTACTGCAACAGTATTGACCTGAAGGTCCCAG TTCCAACAAAGGAGGGGGACTGGTTGGGCTCAGGAAGCTCATGGGGGCCGGTGGAGCTGGTAGCGGTCATCGCAGGGCCGGTGTTCctgctctgtgtgctgctgATGGTTGGCGTTTTCCTGTTCCAGTATCATCAGAGGGCCTACAGCCACAGGCAGAGGCTGGAAGTAGAGGACCCATCCTGTGACCATCTGTACCTGGCCAAGGACAAGACCCTGCAGGACCTCATCTATGACATGTCCACCTCTGGATCAGGCTCTG GTTTGCCGCTGTTTGTGCAGCGAACAGTGGCCAGGACCATCGTGCTGCAGGAGATAATAGGAAAAGGTCGTTTCGGTGAGGTCTGGCGAGGAAAGTGGAGGGGAGGAGACGTGGCGGTGAAGATCTTCTCATCCAGAGAGGAGCGCTCCTGGTTCCGAGAGGCTGAGATCTACCAGACAATCATGCTGCGCCATGAAAACATCCTCGGATTCATTGCAGCAGACAATAAAG ATAATGGCACCTGGACTCAGCTGTGGCTGGTGTCAGACTATCATGAGCACGGCTCCCTTTTTGACTACCTGAACCGCTACTCCGTCACCATCGAGGGCATGATCAAACTGGCCCTGTCAGCTGCCAGCGGCCTGGCACACCTTCACATGGAGATCCTCGGCACTCAGG GTAAGCCTGGCATTGCTCATCGTGACCTCAAGTCTAAAAATATCCTGGTTAAGAAGAACGGCATGTGTGCCATAGCTGACCTCGGCCTGGCAGTCCGCCATGAGTCCATCACGGACACAATCGATATAGCACCTAACCAGCGCGTGGGCACTAAGAG GTATATGGCTCCAGAAGTCCTGGATGAAACCATCAACATGAAACACTTTGATTCCTTCAAATGTGCCGACATCTACGCGCTGGGCCTGGTGTACTGGGAGATCGCGCGTCGCTGCAATGCAGGAG GTATCCACGAGGAGTACCAGCTGCCCTACTACGACCTCGTGCCCTCTGACCCTTCCATAGAGGAGATGAGGAAGGTGGTGTGTGACCAGAAACTGAGGCCCAATGTGCCCAACTGGTGGCAGAGCTACGAG TCACTGCGTGTGATGGGGAAGATCATGAGGGAGTGCTGGTACGCCAACGGAGCGGCCAGACTGACGGCCCTGCGCATAAAGAAGACTCTGTCTCAACTCAGCGTGGAGGAGGACGTCAAGATGTGA